A window of the Ipomoea triloba cultivar NCNSP0323 chromosome 14, ASM357664v1 genome harbors these coding sequences:
- the LOC116004808 gene encoding 60S ribosomal protein L35-2-like has translation MDLKAELALLRVAKVTGGAPNKLSKMYALDSISVYCTHVISIFSLIYTQLSVDALNKIVDCIDGMMNISTYSTKHQASLRTERQKKEMHFPLRKYVYAGNFYPGDHDTVN, from the exons ATGGATCTCAAGGCGGAGCTTGCCCTCCTCCGCGTTGCTAAGGTCACTGGAGGTGCTCCTAACAAGCTCTCCAAAATGTATGCTCTTGATTCTATCTCAGTATATTGTACACATGTTATATCGATATTCTCATTGATATATACACAATTATCTGTGGATGCTCTAAATAAGATCGTTGATTGTATAGATGGAATGATGAATATATCAACTTACT CAACTAAGCACCAG GCCTCCTTGAGGACTGAGAGACAAAAGAAGGAGATGCACTTCCCATTGCGAAA ATACGTCTATGCTGGGAACTTCTATCCTGGTGATCATGACACTgtcaattaa
- the LOC116003529 gene encoding pentatricopeptide repeat-containing protein At2g33680-like — protein sequence MNHVVSLTPRHQYLFKTILNYTHLKNLRKGKSLHAHLIKSGSSSCIYLSNNIVNFYAKCSLLREAHLAFDDIDDKDTVSWNCLINGYSQLGHRDSSLAVLSLLKQMMLQNTVPNSHTFAGVFSAASHLGDTIVGKQAHCLAVKLRAFDDVFVGSSLVNMYCKAGNIGDAHMVFEEMPERNSVSWATMIYGYASQRLAKEALGLFRLMLEEGEDDINEFALTSVLSAFTLSEFISVGKQIHCLSMKTGLLSIVPVANALVTMYAKCGGLDDACQAFESSNIKEPITWSAMVTGYAQNGNGERALMLFSEMHVCGVMPSEYTLVGVLNACSDVVAVSEGRQVHGYLVKLGFESQMYIMTALVDMYAKCGKIDDARSGFDCLGESDIVLWTSMIAGYVQNGDSESALNMYCRMRGKDIMPNELTMASVLKACSSLAALEPGKQIHAHTVKYGFSLTVPVGSALATMYAKCGSLNDGDLVFRRMPDKDVASWSSMISGLSQNGHGTEALHLFEEMRMVGGKPDYVTFVNILSACSHMGLVEKGWDYFKMMSDEFGIEPGVEHYACMVDILGRAGKLNEAKEFILSATIDHGLCLWRILLSACRNYRNYELGAYAGEKLMELGSLESSAYVLLSSIYSALGRVQDVERVRHLMSLRCVTKEPGCSWIELKTRFHVFVVSDQLHPQIKEIREEARKLSKLMKDEDYELDPDLVLEGL from the coding sequence ATGAATCATGTTGTGTCTCTAACACCACGACATCAATATCTCTTCAAAACGATCCTTAACTACACACACTTGAAGAATCTTCGCAAAGGGAAATCTCTCCATGCCCATCTCATCAAGTCCGGCTCCTCTTCCTGCATTTATCTCTCCAACAACATTGTTAACTTCTACGCCAAGTGCAGCCTGCTGCGCGAGGCGCATCTCGCCTTCGACGATATCGACGACAAAGATACTGTCTCATGGAACTGCCTCATCAATGGGTATTCTCAACTGGGTCACCGGGACTCCTCGTTGGCTGTGCTCAGTCTGCTAAAGCAAATGATGCTGCAGAATACTGTTCCGAATTCCCATACTTTCGCGGGTGTTTTCTCTGCTGCGTCGCATTTAGGGGACACGATCGTTGGGAAACAAGCCCATTGCTTGGCGGTCAAGTTGAGAGCTTTTGATGATGTGTTTGTGGGTAGCTCTTTGGTGAATATGTACTGTAAGGCGGGAAATATTGGCGACGCTCATATGGTGTTTGAAGAAATGCCTGAGAGAAATTCGGTGTCTTGGGCTACGATGATATATGGGTACGCTTCACAAAGGCTTGCTAAGGAAGCTTTGGGTCTTTTTAGGTTGATGCTGGAGGAAGGTGAGGATGACATCAATGAGTTTGCGTTGACTAGTGTTCTTAGCGCTTTCACATTGTCCGAATTTATTAGTGTTGGGAAGCAAATTCATTGTCTTTCGATGAAAACTGGATTGTTATCTATTGTTCCTGTTGCCAATGCTTTGGTGACTATGTATGCAAAGTGTGGTGGCTTGGATGATGCATGTCAGGCATTTGAGTCCTCAAACATTAAGGAACCTATTACATGGTCTGCAATGGTCACTGGTTATGCACAGAATGGGAATGGTGAGAGAGCTTTGATGTTGTTTTCAGAAATGCATGTTTGTGGGGTGATGCCTAGTGAGTACACTCTTGTTGGGGTGCTTAATGCATGCAGTGATGTTGTGGCAGTCAGTGAAGGGAGACAGGTGCATGGATACCTGGTGAAATTAGGGTTTGAGTCTCAAATGTATATTATGACAGCATTAGTTGATATGTATGCCAAGTGTGGTAAGATTGATGATGCTAGGAGTGGATTTGATTGTCTAGGGGAGTCAGATATTGTTTTGTGGACTTCCATGATTGCAGGCTATGTTCAAAATGGGGACAGTGAGAGTGCTTTGAATATGTATTGTAGAATGAGAGGGAAGGATATCATGCCAAATGAGTTGACAATGGCCAGTGTGTTAAAAGCTTGCTCAAGCCTTGCTGCTTTAGAGCCGGGAAAGCAGATACATGCTCATACAGTTAAATATGGATTCAGTCTCACTGTTCCGGTTGGAAGTGCTCTTGCGACCATGTATGCGAAGTGTGGAAGCCTCAATGACGGGGATCTAGTCTTCAGGAGGATGCCTGACAAAGATGTTGCCTCATGGAGCTCCATGATTTCTGGTCTTTCCCAAAATGGACATGGGACAGAAGCACTCCATCTTTTTGAGGAGATGCGGATGGTTGGTGGAAAGCCAGATTATGTTACTTTTGTAAACATTCTGTCTGCTTGTAGCCATATGGGACTGGTAGAGAAGGGTTGGGATTATTTTAAGATGATGTCTGATGAGTTTGGCATAGAACCTGGGGTAGAGCACTATGCTTGTATGGTTGACATACTTGGTCGTGCTGGAAAATTAAATGAagctaaagaatttattttgtCTGCAACAATTGACCATGGCCTATGCTTGTGGCGTATATTATTAAGTGCTTGCAGGAACTATCGAAACTATGAGTTGGGAGCCTATGCCGGAGAGAAATTAATGGAGTTGGGCTCATTGGAGTCATCTGCTTATGTGTTGTTGTCCAGTATTTATTCAGCTCTTGGTAGAGTGCAGGATGTCGAACGGGTCAGACATTTGATGAGTCTCCGTTGTGTAACCAAGGAGCCGGGATGTAGTTGGATTGAATTGAAGACTCGGTTTCATGTTTTTGTTGTTTCAGATCAGTTGCAcccacaaattaaagaaatacgtGAGGAGGCTCGGAAGCTAAGCAAGTTGATGAAAGATGAAGATTATGAACTGGATCCTGATCTTGTTTTGGAGGGTCTTTAA
- the LOC116004206 gene encoding cytochrome P450 86B1-like: protein MPMHSHNIMTLINPKNMAAIISSSNNSSVPRGGAGAGGGGVFFFSVFVPEVQMLELALAVTVFVTIHALRQGKKHGLAYWPVVGMLPSLILGLQKDMYEWISRVLCRMNGTFTFRGPWFTNLNCVVTSDPRNLEYLLKTRFSNFPKGEYFRSNVQDLLGDGIFSADNEMWQSQRKTASLEFHSAKFRNLTTNSLLELVHSRLLPVMEDSINQSTPLDLQDVLLRLTFDNVCMIAFGVDPGCLRPGLPEIPFAQAFEAATEATITRFVVPTFIWRSMKYFCLGTERALKQSLKKVDEFAEEVIRTRKKELALASDGTKQRSDLLTVFMGLRDEDGRPFSDKFLRDICVNFILAGRDTSSVALSWFFWLLNRKPEVEERILGEICGILNSREDGADTEKNQETLVFKPEEIKKMEYLQAALSEALRLYPSVPVDHKEVLEDDVFPDGTVLKKGTKVIYAIYAMGRMEALWGKDCREFKPERWLRDGRFMSESAYKFTAFNGGPRLCLGKDFAYYQMKFAAASILYRYHVKLVENHPVSPKMALTLYMKHGLKVTLSRRDLNNNE from the exons ATGCCCATGCACTCTCACAACATTATGACCCTAATCAACCCTAAAAACATGGCTGCTATCATTTCTTCCTCCAATAATTCCTCCGTTCCCCGAGGCGGTGCTGgtgctggtggtggtggggtCTTTTTCTTTTCGGTTTTCGTTCCCGAGGTTCAGATGTTGGAATTGGCACTGGCGGTCACGGTTTTCGTGACAATACATGCCCTGCGCCAGGGGAAGAAGCATGGGCTAGCGTATTGGCCAGTTGTGGGGATGTTACCTTCTTTGATTCTTGGGCTCCAGAAGGACATGTATGAGTGGATTTCTAGGGTTCTTTGCCGGATGAATGGGACATTCACCTTCAGAGGGCCATGGTTTACCAATCTCAACTGTGTGGTCACTTCTGATCCAAGAAACCTGGAGTATCTCCTCAAGACAAGATTCTCAAACTTCCCGAAAGGCGAATATTTTCGCAGCAACGTCCAGGATCTTCTCGGGGACGGGATTTTCAGCGCGGATAATGAGATGTGGCAGAGCCAGAGGAAAACAGCAAGCCTGGAATTCCACTCTGCAAAATTTAGAAACCTCACTACTAATTCCCTGTTAGAGCTTGTCCATTCCAGGCTTTTACCTGTAATGGAGGACTCAATTAACCAATCTACGCCGCTCGATCTGCAGGACGTTCTCCTCCGCCTCACATTCGACAACGTCTGCATGATCGCCTTCGGGGTCGACCCGGGGTGCCTCCGCCCCGGCCTGCCAGAGATCCCGTTCGCGCAGGCCTTCGAGGCTGCAACAGAGGCAACCATCACGCGGTTCGTGGTCCCCACGTTTATATGGAGGAGCATGAAGTATTTCTGCTTGGGGACCGAGCGGGCGCTCAAACAGTCGCTGAAGAAGGTGGATGAGTTTGCTGAGGAGGTTATCAGGACGAGGAAAAAGGAGCTGGCCCTGGCATCAGATGGGACCAAACAGAGATCAGATCTGTTAACTGTGTTCATGGGACTGAGAGATGAAGATGGGAGGCCGTTTTCGGACAAGTTTTTGAGGGATATTTGTGTGAATTTCATTTTGGCTGGGAGAGACACTTCATCTGTGGCGCTGAGCTGGTTTTTCTGGCTTCTGAATCGGAAACCTGAGGTGGAGGAGAGAATTCTGGGTGAAATTTGTGGGATTTTGAACTCCAGGGAGGATGGTGCTGATACAGAGAAGAATCAGGAGACATTGGTATTCAAGCCAGAAGAGATCAAGAAAATGGAGTATCTACAGGCTGCTCTTTCAGAGGCCCTCAGATTGTACCCTTCAGTTCCTGTtgatcacaaggag GTTCTTGAAGACGATGTTTTCCCAGACGGGACAGTGCTAAAGAAGGGAACCAAAGTAATCTACGCAATCTACGCAATGGGGAGAATGGAGGCCCTGTGGGGAAAAGACTGCAGAGAGTTCAAACCAGAGAGATGGCTAAGAGACGGAAGATTCATGAGTGAGTCTGCTTACAAGTTCACCGCCTTCAATGGCGGCCCGAGGCTCTGCTTAGGCAAAGATTTCGCGTATTACCAGATGAAATTCGCCGCCGCATCCATTCTGTACCGCTACCACGTAAAGTTGGTTGAGAATCATCCCGTCTCGCCAAAGATGGCTCTCACACTCTACATGAAACATGGCTTGAAAGTCACGCTTTCCAGGCGTGATCTGAACAACAATGAGTAA
- the LOC116004946 gene encoding nicotinamidase 2-like, whose product MSSYRKYDVRKRDPDPKSAVLLVIDMQNYFYSMAKPILPAIKATIDLCREQSMRVIFTRHRHKSPDDYGMLYEWWDGDLIMDGTVEAELIPQLGPTDSDLVVEKNTYSAFTGTNLEQSLSEMGAKEVIVTGVMTNLCCETTAREAFVRGFRVFFSTDATATSSAELHDATLKNMAYGFAYLVDCKRLQDAFSKSQLEEE is encoded by the exons atgtcatcttaCCGGAAATATGACGTCAGGAAGCGAGACCCAGACCCCAAATCCGCCGTCCTGTTGGTGATCGACATGCAGAACTACTTCTACTCCATGGCCAAGCCTATTCTGCCGGCGATCAAGGCCACCATCGACCTCTGCCGCGAGCAGTCGATGCGCGTGATATTCACGCGCCACCGCCACAAGTCTCCGGATGACTACGGCATGCTGTACGAGTGGTGGGACGGCGACCTCATCATGGACGGCACCGTTGAGGCGGAGCTCATCCCCCAGCTGGGCCCCACGGATTCCGATTTGGTGGTTGAGAAGAATACTTACAGCGCCTTCACAG GCACAAACTTAGAGCAGAGTCTGAGTGAGATGGGTGCAAAAGAGGTGATTGTGACGGGCGTGATGACCAACTTGTGCTGCGAGACCACCGCAAGAGAGGCTTTTGTTAGGGGGTTTAGGGTTTTCTTCTCCACCGACGCCACCGCCACCTCCTCCGCAGAACTGCACGACGCAACCTTGAAGAACATGGCATATGGTTTCGCCTATCTTGTTGATTGCAAAAGGCTTCAAGATGCATTTTCAAAGTCTCAACTGGAGGAGgagtaa